The following is a genomic window from Oryzias latipes chromosome 12, ASM223467v1.
ATCCAAGGCTGTCTTCAGGATCTGGACCTGGTCCTGCTCCAGCTCCAGACCACGGACGTTCAACCGTCAGCATGTTACTGTGCTTTCATTTCCCCCAAATGTCTGCTTTTTATTGGTCATTTCAAACGATTTAACAATTGAATGCAGCTAAATAAAAAGAAGCGTCTTCAGAACGCCGGTCTGCCTCTGTGCTCAGACTTGGCACAGTTCAGGAGTCCTTCACACGATGACGGGCATCAGGACTGATGATCTCCTGGTTCCTTCGCTGTCCGTTTGTGTGCAGATGGCTTCAGCATTAAGAGGCCCATCTGTCTGCTGGACTCCTTCAGAATGGCTGCTAGTTGTTGTCATCCTGTCGCCACACATGCACCCCCTTCCCAGACGTGACAGTGGAGGAGCTTTGGAACCAAAACGGTAATCCATCATCGGAGCAGAACCGGCCTGTGGTGGTTTGATGGTTATGAACACGCAGCATACATGTGTGGAGGAACGTGCACATGTATGCACTGCACAAAAACCAAATCTGGACGGCAACTATAAAGGAGAATATTTACTACAAACCACAACTTTTCAAATAACATGAATGCCACTTAAAGCAGATACATGCAAACTAACCTAAAGACATAAAcataggcaaggcaagtttatttgtatagcacaatttgtacacaaagtaattcaaggtgcttcacaaaacagaaaaatgcattaaaatcacaatacatcatagaaataatcaacgtaaaatgtactttaaaaaaaaaaaaaaaattgaaaattgatttaaaaagaaaggaaggaaaggaaagaaaagtgcagataggacctttcagtcatataaacggctaaacagaaatgttttaagtctagatttgaacatgaacacagaagacgcctgtcttacgacttcagggaggctgttccagattttagctgcagaatattgaaacgctgattcccctttttagttctgactctgggaatcaacaggaggccggcccctgaggtcctcagagtacgagatggttcatatggcactaacatgtcagagatgtactttggtgctcggccatggagagacttgtacacaagcagagctgctttgaagtctattctttgaggtacagggagccagtgcaaagacctgagcacaggactaatgtgatcatacttcctggttctggtcaggactccagcagcagcattcaTACAAACATACAGACACAAGCTGGAGCAGAAGAAACACCAGTGACCCAAAAAGGCTTTCAGTAAAtcattcatttaaaacaaatgaacaataaaagaaactgtttgaaacttatcctgtccaacagctgaaggcctctttgtTGGACAGATTTGACTGTTACAGTGGGGGTTCATGGATCCTCAGACAGACAgagtatatttatataaacccctttaggatttgaggctaagctttatttataatattcatATTTGTATGTATTCCTTGTTGGACTAGACGGAAAAGGAGAGAGAGAGTGGGGTGTTAGAGGGGGGgtaaggggtggggggtggggggctgataATACAGAGTCATAACATAATATCCTCAGTAAATTGCATGACTTAGTTCACACATCAACCAATAGTCTGCACACAACTGTTTACAGGATGGAAGTCTATTCATACATTCATGATGGAAGATTTATCTCACAGGACTTCTGCAcccagacagacacacactaGATCTGCATTACCAGTATTATTGGAGGGGGTGTAAAAACAACCCCCACGCCCATATTTGTGCTAAAGTCAATCAGCAGTTACTGAGGCTTTCTCCTGCTGCCAGCTTCAGTTGCACATCTTGAAGGCGTTCAGCTGTGATGCCAGAGGTGAGCTGCTGATGCTGCATCCTCCTTCAGAACTAAAGGTTTTCATTCCAAATGACAGCTTTGTTTTGGAACAAACTCCTTATCGCTCATCACTTTACCACATCATCGAATCATTCGGTCCTTGTTACAGGGCCACGCCTCTGGTTTTGTGGTCACCTCCTGTTCTGTCCTTCGTCCTGGGAACAGATGTTCCAGTGTCGACCCTCGTCTTCTTCCGGTCTCTGAATCCAACGCCGCCGCAGCAGATCTCTGACCGACCTCACTCAGGAAGCCTTTTCCTGCAGCCGGTGGGTCTGCTGAGCAGCCCTTAGACTGAACAGCCTCTGCTCTGTCCGTCCTCTCAGGTTTGTGGCTTTGCTCTTCCGTGCACACGTCCATCCATGATGGAATAAAGACGTCGCGTTCTGATGCCGTCACGCTAAACGGTCTCATCAGAATCCAGCCGGGAATACACAGACCTACAACGGTCCTGTACTGCGGTCTGGCTCAGTCAACCGTTTTCCGGGTCGTTGGACCCAATTACCTTCAGGGGTTTCCATGTTTACGTGCTTCCACATGTAAACAAACACGTTAGTTTTCCTTCTGGCTCAATTGTAGAACATGCCACAAACCATGAATCCAggtagctcctccccctcctaaACATCCCAAAGGAACAATGACGGCGTTTAAGTCAAAAGCTCAGAGGGTTTAGTGTCTGCGGCTCTCATCGTCACTTCCTCTCTAACCGACTCACACAAGTAAAAACCACTTTCCTGCTTTGCATTCAGACGTTTCCATAAATGTTCACGATTGTGTTGCTTTATTACAAagaacatttgaatgaaaacaatcaGTTCAACTGAAAAAGCTACCAGATTCTGGATAAAGGAGCATTTCTGTCCGTTTCATTCCTGATCCCATAAAACCTGAACGTTTGATCATAACTGGCCTCACAGCAGAGTCTCCGGTCAAACTCGGTCCAAGACGTCCAGTGGGGCTAAAAGACTCGGTCGAACTCCGTCTGACTGGTCGTGGCCGGGTTTCGGTTCTGGTTGGGCTGCTGTTGGGGGATGTGCCCCCTCCGTCTGGGCGGGGCCAGGTACTCAAACATGGACGTGTTGTGAGTGGACAGCATGTTCTTGAGGTCTGAGGGCATGGGGTCGGACCAGAAGAAGTCGTGGTTCAGGGCGTCGTCGCTGTCTATGCGCTGAGCCGGGTCCAGAACCAGCAGCTTGTCGATGAGATCCAGGGCGTAGGCGTCCTTCACGTAGGCTTTGAGGCGGTCCTTGACCTTCCTCTTCTGGCCTTTGGGAAGCTCCATTTTCTGGTACAGTTCATACTTTTTGTCCACGCCGGGCCACACCTGGAGAAACAGAAATGATTGACAGCGAGCTGCTGCAACGCAGAGCCCCGCCCCCAAAGACCACTCGCCTCTGCAGTGATGGAGCCACACAGCTGGCTGATCAGGGTGAGCTGGTGCTGCTCCGTGTTGCCTTGCATGATGGGACTTCTGGTCCACATCTCCGCCATGATGCAGCCCGCCCCCCACAGATCGATGGGGGGGCCGTAGTCGCGCTCCCCTGCAGGGAAGGAGAACAGGAACGCGATTGGTTTCCTGTTGAAGCCGTCTGCTTCTCGACTCGTCAGCCTCTAAAGACCCGTTTCCCTGACGACCACGACGTTTTCAGCCATGTAACCTGAAACCCGCGTCGTTTTCCGGAACCGTTTCTGCAGGAGTCGGGGCCGCAAAAAGGGGCCATGCAGCATCTGGGTCGCATAGGAGCCCCAAACCAGAGCTGTGAAAAGTATTTACAGTccgcattttttaattttacagctGTGCACATATATTTACATGATCAGTGACAGACACTCCTCATGTCTGGAAGACGACATTTCTATTAGGTCTGGTTCTTCTTGTAACAAGTTCAAATGTAGAAACCGATCTACGTCTGAAGTACTGAAGCAGAAAGTGTCCGTTAAAACCTTTTGGTTCTCTTGTTTCTTCACTCCCAGCTCAGTCAATCCTCCATTCTGGCCCCAAACCCTGAATCCAGTcacgtcactttttaaaaaaaatcatttcacaaATGAACGACTGGAGTCGCGTCGTCACCACGCATAATATTACTACTAAACACTCTCCATAGTACTGCTTCACAGTGATACAGCACAAGATGGTTACCGGTCCATAAACGCACAGGAAGCTTTAGGCTCCAACATGTGTCACGGATAACCGGATGAATAACCGGACCTCTTGGTGTCGTTGACCCGGATCTGTTTTCTAGACTGCAACGCTGGATTTCTACCAGACATCCTGAAACACTGAGCCGTGTCCAAACACGGCTTTTATTTCTGATCCCCGATCCACACGGATCCCTGCCATGGTCCGGCACACGCGTGTACAGTGGCGTTCAGCGGTACCGCCGTGACCCAGTTTGAAGGCTTGTTGTCCTGGCGCCGTGGCGGGACAAAGACGCTGCTGTCTGTCCCAGTGCGACGGGCTGGTAGCAGCAGGGAAGGTGGTAAAGCCGGACATCGTTGCTccgtttttaaatattcttttgtCGTTTCCCAGATGAACCAGAAGACTTCCTGGATCTGGGTGGTTTTTTACAATGGGAATATCGTGAGTTCAAAGGTCGGTAATGTTTAATAAATAGACCTCGATGAACAAATGCTTGGATGTGATGTGTGTACAAGTACTTAAATATATACTATGAAGGCTTTTTTCTTGTCGTTTGGtcccatctttctttttttgctgatcTGCTGCAGATTTACTTTCCAACAACATAAATGTGAAATCACCAAGACAACAGCAGGAATGTTCCGTTTTTGCACAAAGCCCTGAAAGACGACATTCTAATGTTTAAATTCCACGTTTCCAGCGTTCCTCAGCGGTTTGCGGCGTTTACCTAACAGCAGCTCTGGAGGTCTGTACCACAGCGTGACCACGCGGTTGGTGTAGCGGTTCCCCTGGCTGTTCTTAGCCAGGCTAAAGGCCCGGGCCAAGCCAAAGTCTGCCAGCTTGAGGACTCCGTCTCTGGTGATGAGGACGTTGGCGGCCTTCATGTCTCTGTGAAGGATCTGAGAACATGGAGGACATGCCGATCAGGTCTGTTCATCAGGTAGGGTTCATCTAGGCCAGCCTGACTGTAATAATGAAGCTGTTACACTAAAACACGACAAACTACAACAGCTGGGGAGCCGTTCCTGTGTTTACGCTGCTGTGTGTCGTCCCACCAACAACAGGTCGACAAATGTTTCTACTACAAAAGCCAGGAACTCCATAGATGGTGGACTCTGACCTCATCTGTTCATGAAAACCAGCAGCTGATCTGAGACTCAAAGTGGAAAAGCATCAGAGTATCCGTGCCACAGACATGATCTGTTCTTCTATTGACTTTATCCACTAGAATCAGAGAAAAACGTAGAAAAGTATGAAATATTGACAAAAAACAGGCAACAAAAACTCCCATCACCCACAGCGGGAGGCTGAACTTCTGCCACCATTTCAATTGTGATGTCATGTTAAACTGGCCCTGccacagactggtgacctgtccaggacgccccccgcctttgcccacacgtggccgggataggctccagcagccccgggaccccgaaagggacaaacggcAGAAGAACAATGACCGACTGAATgttaaaccattttattttgcattcaaaatgttaaagttcTTTGACTTTTCCAGAAGGTCTTTCAAACTTTTCAAGGACCtagaaatgacattttccaAAACCTTTCCAGGTTCTTCATGACCGTATGAACCCTGACCCACGGCCTTGCAATGCTAGTAATGTGTTGGGTGAAGATTTTTAAATAACCTTTTCAGCCTCAATACTAACAACGTTTTGCTTTAGAACAAACGGAACATTTCAGAGTTACAGTCCAAGTGAAGTTGGAGGCCAAAGTAAGAACCCCACCTTGTTTCTGTGGATGTAGTACAGCCCGTTGAGGAGCATCTGCATGACCTTCTTGATCTCCGCCAGCGTGAACTTCACGTTGGCGTTGCTCAGCAGCCCGGCCAGGTCGTGTTCACAGAAGTCAAAGACCAGGTAGATGCTGCCTTTATATCTGTTGAACTGAGTAGCTGTTGCAGGAACAACAAAGAAACGTCAACCAACACACCTCAGGATTACGGCACACACCATGACCCAAAGTATGAACCCCTACACATCTGAGGTAGTGCAGGGTCAGGGGGAGTTCAGACTGGAAAGGTCCGGTCCAGACCCAGTCCACTAAATTTGGTCCAGATCAAGTCCTGAACTTTGcctttggtctgtattcaggcTGAATTTCAACCCAACTTTTCTGATTCAAACCAAACCAGACaaaacctcacagcagaagatctcttcagtcattggccaggaattgcgagggcggggcaaagcaacgagAGAAAGAAGAATAGAATCATTTTCACTCCTTGTTGGGATAGTTCactgattcaaactttatatttcagttttgaacgtctgtatcaacgtcaggttaAACACTTTGGTTGGGTGGAGGCGTACCGATGTAAAGTGTTGCCAAGACAACGACTAAGAAGGAACGCTGAGAAGAGTTTATGACGTACCGATTGTTGGAAAACAGTAAGAAGTGATGTGTGTCACGTTAAAGGTTGCTCTAAAGAGTGAGTTGCTGTGTCCCGGACCGCTCTGTCAGACATTGAAAACATACAAACCTTTGGTTCTGCAGATCTCGATCAGATTGACCACGTTCTCATGTTTGAGCAGCTGCAGGATTTTAATCTCCCTCAGAGCTGTGATTGGAAACTGAAATACAGAACAGAAGCTGCTTCAACAAGTAAACTTCCTGGTACCTTCAGGAAGGATTTATTGTTCTCCAACCATGTTAGAAGACAGACGTTTCTGTTCTCCATCCAGTCAGTCATTTGGTTTAGATACAACTCTTatttaaatacaataaacactGTTTTAGGGACAGACTGCTCTTTATTCACTATCTTTTATCAGTAAACAGAGCTCGTCTGTGAAGTGAAACAAGTAAAAACCAACAACTATGTAACGTCATCCCAACAGGTGTCTCACGTCACTTTTCTTTAGCAcacgctcatcatcatcatcatctcctTCCTCACACCAGCCCCTCTCAGATCTCTCACCCCTTCTTTCTCATTTTCCATCAGCACTTTCTTCAGAGCGACCTTCTTCCCCGTCGTTCTGTGTTTGGCTTTGAAAACCTCCCTGTAGAAAACAAACGTTCAGAAAACACAATCACGCTTTCCTAAATGACACGTTTGTCATAAAACACTCTTTACTCTCTTCTTCCGGTTCGGAAGAACACAGAACTACAGCCTACATAATGTTTTTGGACCAAATCTACAAACAATTTCCCACAATCCACCTCGTCACCGGATGCAGAACACCGACGGAAAGCAGCTCTGAATGACAAACATTAGCTAACAGAATGACTGCAGACCCACAGAAGGCTCACCCGAAGGTTCCTTGTCCGATCTTCGCCATCTTTTCGTACTTGGAGAACTCGTCGCAGAAAGGGAATTCCACTCCGTCGTAGTATTTAGACATTATGGCGGCCTCCCGGTCGGGCCTTGAGAGGATAAAACACACCATTTCAGAACTTTTACACCGTGACAAAACATATTTCGAAGCGAAGAGCGCtggtaaaacacacaaaaatgggATTGAATTCGCTTGAATGCCTTAGTTCTTACTTTTCAGCCGCACTGGCGTTGCTTGTTTTGTCTCGTTGCATCCTGAAGCTCCGCGTCTTCTTCTGTCACACATGGACGCTGCCGGCGGCTTATGTAGCACTGCTGCCCCCTACAGGGCTGGAAGCGCACTGCTGCCCCCTACAGGGCTGGAAGCGCACTGCTGCCCCCTACAGGGCTGGAAGCGCACTGCTCCTGTTTGTTCTGGGTGGTCAGGAGGGTTCGCACCGGAAACTGTGTCCCTCACTTGTGTAAAAACCAGTGTGTGGGACAAAGGCTTAAAAATGGTGACATACATCCACTGGCTGATAAAGTGGCTTTACATCCTAGTCACCGTTCTCCCTCTCTAAAAGGATAACAGTCaagattttctcatttaaaaacacaatattggAATAATAAGATTGTTGTTAAATTTTTTGGTGACTTTCCTGGATTTGTAATTGAACCTgtaattcatttttcatttatagtGTAATTGAAAGTATTGTTTGTAGAGTTGGACATCTACAGATGAATCACAGTATAATGGTggtgactttaactttaaacaaaaatagaaacctGAAAACCCTGCATCACACCACAGAAAGCGCTGTTTGAGTTGCTGCATCATAAAATATGGGAAACAAGCTTTTCTCAGTAATACTTGTGTTTACAGTACAGTATTTTTGAAATTCCATGCACATTTGTTAAACATTTCCCAGGCTAAGTCCTTCCTCCACAAGATCAATACTGACACGCAAAGTGATTAAATCTGATTAAATCTCCTTTAAggtgtttgttacttttttaaatcatttacgACACTccatttttacagctttaagATAAACACAATtaacaaaacatattttgagTGCACTCAAAACCAAGCATTAACCATTACATTTTACAAACTACTTATCAGACAGAGAAGTACAAAGTTCCCTAGTGTGATTTATTACATAGGTTCACTAAGAGATCCAATAAATTAAGgttatttttcaatgtttttattatcattggaaatgttttcaacctcaaagctaaattattatttttttttaatttgtgaaacaaataattttttgtttattagttCTTGTATTATTTGTATTATCATCATGACGTACATGAAGCCAACCTCCTATATTTGGGCACAACATCCTGTGACGTCACCGTCGTACTATGGCGTAGTAGGATGCTGTATTTTTCAGTCACGTTCCAGCAAAGCTCCCGCTTTTCCGCTTTGCTCCGGGAGCGGGATTCGGTGTGCAGGCTGGCGGGTTCGGCGTTCAGACACCGAAGCACCAAAACGGCCCCGCAGTTACCCGGGATGGAGTACCAGGTAAGCGGCGCGTGCTTCCCGGCTGCCTTAGCTAGCTCGTTAGCGAGACAGCTGCGGAAGTTGGGGAAGTTTggaaccagcagctgctgcgCGCTCGCGGCGTGGACGGAGGCATGGCTGACAGCGCGGAGCGTCCACGCGCCGTTTGCTGAACAGCAGGGCGGGATTGTTCACCATGGTCTCTCCTCTCTCTGGGAGCGTGGCGCGTGCACCTCAGTTCACTGACACCGTCCCTGAGCAAAGGGAACCCTGTTCAAACTCACCGTTCCAGCGCTCTCCCCCTGATCCCACATGGAACAGTCCATCTCTGAACACTGTCTGTAGGAAATGGGTGACGTCAGACTTATGCCAACActttgcaaacaaaactttctaagtagcAAATTAAAATAGTagatatttactttttaaaaactttttgctttcaaaaacttttttttttactctcaaaCAATATTTGTGcgtttgcaacacaaatgttttcacatgcgTTGTGTCTCATCTCGCCTTCTCTCTGTCTTTGATGTTCATAAGTTTGATTAAGTATGACTGGGGCCATGCATGGGGGTGGTAGCATCATGCTATGGGGTGTTTGTCTGCACATAGAGCTGGACGACTGCACTGTATAGTAAAGGAGGACTGGGGCCATGCATGGGGGTGGTAGCATCATGCTATGGGGTGTTTGTCTGCACATAGAGCAGGACGA
Proteins encoded in this region:
- the cdk9 gene encoding cyclin-dependent kinase 9 — its product is MQRDKTSNASAAEKPDREAAIMSKYYDGVEFPFCDEFSKYEKMAKIGQGTFGEVFKAKHRTTGKKVALKKVLMENEKEGFPITALREIKILQLLKHENVVNLIEICRTKATQFNRYKGSIYLVFDFCEHDLAGLLSNANVKFTLAEIKKVMQMLLNGLYYIHRNKILHRDMKAANVLITRDGVLKLADFGLARAFSLAKNSQGNRYTNRVVTLWYRPPELLLGERDYGPPIDLWGAGCIMAEMWTRSPIMQGNTEQHQLTLISQLCGSITAEVWPGVDKKYELYQKMELPKGQKRKVKDRLKAYVKDAYALDLIDKLLVLDPAQRIDSDDALNHDFFWSDPMPSDLKNMLSTHNTSMFEYLAPPRRRGHIPQQQPNQNRNPATTSQTEFDRVF